The Brasilonema sennae CENA114 genome includes a region encoding these proteins:
- a CDS encoding response regulator: protein MTTLPIGRYRFFQALQPLSLLGKMTSKPLSGCWQVFSPSASWSIYLDEGKLIYACYTDKMFDVIYRHLNRLSEEIPTLNSGIDKQLQTLFETGLDNQAIQNPDYLAICWLVNQKYMTPAQAGILIEQLAIEIIEQFLNIKEGSYEFASESVLDDMPKFCHLDLRLIVEHCQNRTQEEENTTSRRIQRRFQSFSSKIKQSKAKIEQKFTNFTNIQTVDFNNNDGQHQQNFQKPFNKKTYTVVCVDDSPMIINVITNFLDNQIFSVIGIDDSLKALMQIIRIKPDLILLDIEMPNLDGYELCTLLRKHSYFQNTPVIMVTGRAGLIDRAKAKMVRATGYLIKPFTQVDLLKVISQHIE from the coding sequence ATGACGACTCTTCCTATTGGTAGATACAGATTTTTTCAGGCATTACAGCCACTATCTCTACTAGGAAAAATGACCAGTAAACCTCTGAGTGGTTGTTGGCAAGTGTTTAGCCCATCCGCTTCTTGGTCAATCTATTTAGATGAAGGTAAACTGATTTATGCCTGTTATACAGATAAAATGTTTGATGTCATTTACAGGCATTTAAACCGTTTAAGTGAGGAAATTCCTACTCTCAATAGTGGAATTGATAAACAGTTGCAGACGCTATTTGAAACTGGACTTGACAATCAAGCAATACAAAATCCAGATTATTTAGCTATTTGCTGGCTCGTGAATCAAAAGTATATGACTCCTGCTCAAGCAGGAATCTTAATAGAGCAATTGGCGATAGAAATTATTGAACAATTTCTGAATATAAAAGAGGGGAGTTATGAATTTGCTTCGGAAAGTGTCCTAGATGATATGCCAAAGTTCTGCCATCTTGATTTACGCTTAATAGTCGAACATTGTCAAAATAGAACACAAGAAGAGGAAAATACTACATCACGCCGGATACAACGCCGATTCCAATCTTTTTCATCAAAAATAAAGCAGTCAAAAGCAAAAATAGAACAAAAATTTACAAATTTTACCAACATTCAAACAGTAGATTTTAATAATAACGATGGTCAACACCAACAGAACTTCCAAAAACCATTTAACAAAAAGACTTATACAGTAGTCTGCGTTGATGATAGTCCTATGATCATCAACGTCATCACGAATTTCTTAGATAATCAAATATTTTCTGTGATTGGAATAGATGACTCTTTAAAAGCTTTAATGCAAATTATCCGTATTAAACCTGACCTCATTTTACTAGATATCGAAATGCCAAACTTAGATGGTTATGAACTGTGTACCCTGTTACGAAAACATTCATACTTTCAGAACACTCCAGTGATTATGGTTACGGGTAGAGCAGGATTGATAGACAGAGCAAAAGCAAAGATGGTTAGAGCAACAGGCTATCTAATCAAGCCTTTTACACAAGTAGATTTGCTGAAAGTTATCTCTCAACACATTGAATAA
- a CDS encoding type II toxin-antitoxin system HicA family toxin encodes MSKLPVISGAECVRALEQIGFVVNRQRGSHIILVREEPKATVTVPDHKELDRGTLRAIIRQVGLTVDEFVELL; translated from the coding sequence ATGAGTAAGCTGCCTGTCATTTCAGGTGCAGAATGTGTTAGAGCACTAGAGCAAATCGGCTTTGTCGTAAATCGGCAACGTGGAAGCCATATCATTTTAGTTCGCGAAGAACCTAAAGCGACGGTCACTGTACCAGATCACAAAGAGTTAGATCGAGGGACTTTACGTGCGATCATCCGCCAAGTGGGTTTGACCGTGGACGAGTTTGTTGAACTACTGTGA
- a CDS encoding cobalt-precorrin-6A reductase: MKHLLILGGTGDATELAAKASAIPEVEVITSLAGRTSQPQAPAGILRIGGFGGEAGLVEYLIEAKIDVVIDATHPFAKQISFHAAAAAATCKIPHLMLIRPAWERLPNDWWVEVDSVEAAAAVLPEFAKRVFLTIGRQQLASFASLEDIWFLMRLIEPPATEALVPSGVILCDRGPFALDNERKLLISHQIDTVVSKNSGGDATYAKIIAARELGVKVVMVKRPATPPGEQVSDVESAVAWLVNQLL, translated from the coding sequence ATGAAGCATCTTCTTATTCTTGGCGGAACAGGTGACGCGACAGAATTGGCAGCTAAAGCCTCCGCTATCCCAGAGGTAGAAGTTATCACATCTTTAGCTGGTCGCACCAGTCAACCACAAGCGCCAGCCGGAATACTACGTATTGGGGGTTTTGGTGGTGAAGCAGGGCTGGTAGAATACTTAATTGAAGCAAAAATAGATGTAGTGATCGATGCGACTCACCCCTTCGCTAAACAGATATCTTTTCATGCAGCTGCTGCCGCTGCTACTTGTAAAATACCCCATCTGATGCTGATCCGTCCTGCTTGGGAGCGTCTTCCTAATGATTGGTGGGTTGAAGTTGATAGTGTGGAAGCAGCAGCTGCTGTATTACCTGAATTTGCCAAACGAGTATTCCTGACTATCGGTAGGCAGCAACTTGCATCCTTTGCCAGTTTGGAGGATATTTGGTTTTTGATGCGACTGATTGAGCCTCCTGCAACTGAAGCATTGGTGCCATCAGGGGTGATATTGTGCGATCGCGGTCCCTTTGCCCTAGACAATGAGCGAAAACTCTTGATTTCACATCAAATTGATACAGTCGTGAGTAAGAATAGCGGCGGTGATGCGACGTATGCCAAGATTATTGCAGCGCGGGAACTTGGGGTGAAGGTGGTAATGGTAAAGCGTCCAGCAACTCCACCAGGAGAGCAAGTCAGCGATGTGGAGAGTGCTGTGGCGTGGTTGGTGAATCAGCTACTATAA
- a CDS encoding type II toxin-antitoxin system HicB family antitoxin: protein MTVAKLQAESKRKVLLYPGEDGYFVVEVPSLPGCISQGKTREEAVANIEEAIALYIEVLQERGESVPEDRVEVVLV from the coding sequence ATAACAGTGGCAAAACTTCAAGCCGAATCTAAACGCAAAGTACTACTGTATCCTGGTGAGGATGGTTATTTTGTCGTTGAAGTACCTAGTTTACCAGGTTGCATTAGCCAAGGGAAAACTCGTGAGGAAGCTGTAGCTAATATTGAAGAAGCGATCGCTCTCTACATCGAAGTTCTGCAAGAGCGAGGTGAGTCTGTTCCAGAGGATAGAGTAGAAGTTGTACTGGTATGA
- a CDS encoding DUF4359 domain-containing protein, translating into MRAITIITCLGVVGVAVLGMAMANTNPSQTKYEEYAVQTLSEYLKSNVCKKSPNILENVIRMNCDKLLEAANPRMREIISISTEKQDFLIFSVYRTDFKLNNWVPSYKFETVGAFENFYTYNAQKQ; encoded by the coding sequence ATGAGAGCTATCACTATTATTACATGCCTGGGAGTCGTCGGAGTAGCAGTCTTGGGTATGGCAATGGCGAATACAAATCCTAGTCAGACCAAATATGAAGAGTATGCAGTACAAACCCTGAGCGAGTATTTGAAAAGCAATGTCTGTAAGAAAAGCCCAAATATATTAGAAAATGTAATACGAATGAACTGCGATAAACTGCTAGAAGCAGCAAACCCGCGTATGAGGGAAATTATCTCCATTAGTACTGAAAAACAAGATTTTCTCATTTTTAGTGTTTACCGTACAGATTTTAAACTTAATAATTGGGTACCTTCTTATAAATTTGAAACGGTGGGAGCTTTTGAAAATTTCTACACATACAACGCTCAAAAGCAGTAA
- the cobA gene encoding uroporphyrinogen-III C-methyltransferase: MNREDTFGASPLQKKDAFGRSRLEENQQQKKYLGKVYLVGAGPGDPGLMTLKGKSLLECADVVIYDALVSPAILAMINPQAQKIDAGKRRGRHSILQEETTHLLIAKAQDNAIVVRLKGGDPFIFGRGGEEMEELVEAGIPVEVVPGVTSGIAAPAYAGIALTHRLYSSSVTFVTGHEAAGKYRPAVNWNAIAHGSETIVIYMGIHNLSHIVEQLTEAGLNSETPIALVRWGTRPDQEELVGQLGTIVEQVEASGFEAPAIVVIGSVVKMHARFRN; this comes from the coding sequence ATGAACCGCGAAGACACGTTCGGCGCAAGCCCTCTCCAAAAGAAGGACGCGTTCGGCAGAAGCCGTCTCGAAGAGAACCAACAGCAAAAGAAGTATTTGGGTAAGGTGTACCTAGTAGGCGCGGGACCGGGAGATCCGGGGTTGATGACTCTCAAAGGCAAGAGTTTGTTAGAGTGTGCGGATGTAGTGATTTATGATGCCTTGGTCAGTCCAGCAATTTTGGCGATGATTAATCCTCAAGCCCAGAAGATTGATGCTGGCAAGCGACGGGGACGTCATTCAATTTTACAGGAAGAAACAACGCACTTGCTCATTGCTAAGGCACAGGATAATGCCATTGTTGTGCGACTTAAGGGGGGTGACCCGTTTATATTTGGTCGTGGTGGCGAAGAGATGGAAGAATTGGTAGAAGCTGGAATTCCTGTGGAAGTTGTGCCTGGTGTGACATCGGGAATTGCTGCTCCAGCTTATGCAGGTATAGCTTTGACGCATCGGTTATATAGTTCTTCTGTAACTTTTGTGACAGGACATGAGGCAGCAGGTAAGTACCGACCCGCCGTAAATTGGAATGCGATCGCCCACGGTTCAGAAACAATCGTAATATACATGGGTATCCACAATTTGTCTCACATCGTCGAACAGTTAACCGAAGCCGGGTTGAATTCAGAAACGCCTATTGCTCTGGTACGGTGGGGTACGCGACCGGATCAAGAAGAATTAGTTGGTCAGCTGGGAACAATTGTAGAGCAAGTTGAGGCATCTGGGTTTGAAGCCCCAGCAATTGTTGTCATTGGTTCAGTAGTCAAGATGCACGCTAGATTTCGCAATTGA
- a CDS encoding manganese catalase family protein — translation MFFHKKETIRPVNIADPNPRFAQLLLEQFGGATGELTAALQYWTQSLHCEHAGIKDMLQDIALEEFSHLEMIGKLIDSHTKNVDQTEAYKSTLFAVRGVGPHLLDSQGQAWSAAYINEGGDVVRDLRADIAAEAGARQTYESLIKLAPDDGTKEALVHLLTREISHTQMFMKALDSLGKLTDPFFGNIQPDSTVDIYYNLSTNGKDERGPWNEEPTFRYIADPVAEEK, via the coding sequence GTGTTTTTTCATAAAAAAGAAACAATTCGACCTGTTAACATTGCTGATCCAAATCCACGTTTTGCTCAGCTGCTTCTAGAACAGTTTGGTGGCGCAACAGGTGAATTAACAGCGGCTTTGCAATACTGGACGCAATCCTTACATTGCGAACATGCCGGAATTAAGGATATGTTGCAAGATATTGCTCTCGAAGAGTTTAGCCACTTAGAAATGATTGGTAAGCTCATCGACTCTCATACCAAAAATGTTGACCAAACTGAAGCTTACAAAAGTACCTTGTTTGCTGTGCGGGGTGTAGGACCTCACTTGCTAGATAGTCAAGGTCAAGCTTGGTCAGCAGCTTATATTAATGAAGGTGGTGACGTAGTGCGCGATTTGCGGGCAGACATTGCTGCTGAAGCTGGCGCACGTCAAACTTACGAGTCATTGATTAAGCTAGCTCCTGATGATGGAACCAAAGAGGCACTTGTGCATCTTCTGACTCGGGAAATTTCTCATACTCAAATGTTCATGAAGGCGTTGGACTCTTTGGGTAAGTTAACTGACCCATTCTTTGGTAATATCCAACCTGATAGCACTGTAGACATTTACTACAACTTGTCTACTAATGGTAAGGATGAGCGCGGTCCTTGGAACGAGGAACCTACTTTCCGTTACATTGCTGACCCCGTTGCAGAAGAAAAGTAA
- a CDS encoding sirohydrochlorin chelatase has product MASAHLLVSHGSHDPRPEIAIQHLVELLCHKIQSDLLVTTTGGITSQLKCQTLVGTAYLELNPEPLHKQIIKFAKNALDSGCDSLKIQPLFLLPGVHVMEDIPAQVALAQQAIGQNIKIFLQPYLGSHPGLECLLAKQLIATKAEAKILLAHGSRRLEGNVPVEAMAAKIGAVAAYLGVSPRLEARVQELVGTGYKNLAIIPYFLFPGGMTDTVAQKQQELKLQFPEVNFQLTEPLGASKELVELIWDLLK; this is encoded by the coding sequence ATGGCATCTGCACATTTGCTGGTATCTCACGGAAGTCACGATCCGCGTCCGGAAATTGCTATCCAACATCTGGTAGAACTGTTATGTCATAAGATACAAAGCGATTTACTCGTTACAACAACTGGAGGTATAACTTCTCAGTTGAAATGTCAAACCTTGGTCGGTACAGCGTACTTGGAATTAAATCCTGAACCCCTGCATAAGCAAATCATAAAATTTGCTAAGAATGCTTTAGATTCTGGATGTGATAGTCTCAAAATCCAACCACTATTTCTGTTGCCAGGAGTTCATGTGATGGAAGATATTCCAGCCCAAGTCGCACTGGCACAGCAGGCTATCGGTCAGAATATTAAGATATTTTTACAACCATACTTAGGCTCTCACCCTGGTTTAGAGTGCTTACTAGCCAAGCAGTTGATTGCTACAAAAGCAGAAGCAAAAATTCTTTTGGCTCATGGTAGTCGTCGCCTTGAAGGTAATGTTCCAGTGGAAGCAATGGCGGCGAAGATAGGAGCAGTAGCTGCATACTTGGGTGTGTCTCCTAGGTTGGAAGCACGGGTACAAGAGTTAGTGGGTACTGGCTATAAGAATTTAGCCATAATACCATACTTTCTATTTCCAGGTGGAATGACGGACACTGTTGCTCAAAAGCAACAAGAGTTAAAATTACAGTTTCCTGAAGTGAACTTTCAACTGACTGAGCCTTTGGGAGCAAGTAAAGAATTAGTGGAATTGATTTGGGATTTGTTAAAATAA